One stretch of Limnohabitans sp. DNA includes these proteins:
- the yaaA gene encoding peroxide stress protein YaaA, whose translation MLFLLSPAKSLDYETPAAGVPHTLPQFVPQSQALIEVLRQKSPQQIAELMDLSDALSALNVARYEAWTPKFTAQNAKQAVLAFNGDVYEGLDAKTLSAQDLDWAQTHVGILSGLYGVLRPLDWMQPYRLEMGTTLQTDKGSNLYKFWGPQIAEYLNVQLAKDKTPVIVNLASQEYFKSVDRKTLKARVIECVFEDFKGGQYKIISFNAKRARGLMARFAIQNKITHPEGLLGFDLEGYAHDAAVSEPDRLVFRRKVQA comes from the coding sequence ATGTTGTTCTTATTGTCACCCGCCAAATCTCTGGACTACGAAACCCCCGCAGCAGGCGTGCCGCACACGCTGCCCCAGTTCGTGCCGCAATCGCAGGCCCTGATTGAGGTGCTGCGTCAAAAGTCGCCCCAGCAAATCGCCGAGCTGATGGACCTGTCGGACGCGCTGTCGGCCCTGAACGTGGCCCGCTACGAAGCCTGGACGCCCAAGTTCACCGCCCAAAACGCCAAGCAAGCCGTGCTGGCCTTCAATGGCGATGTGTACGAAGGGCTGGACGCCAAGACCTTGTCGGCGCAAGACCTGGACTGGGCGCAAACCCATGTGGGCATTTTGAGTGGCTTGTATGGCGTGTTGCGCCCGCTGGACTGGATGCAACCCTACCGCCTGGAAATGGGCACCACGCTGCAAACCGACAAGGGCAGCAACCTGTACAAGTTTTGGGGGCCGCAAATTGCCGAGTACCTGAACGTCCAGCTGGCCAAAGACAAAACCCCGGTCATCGTCAACCTGGCCTCGCAGGAGTACTTCAAATCGGTGGACCGCAAAACCCTCAAGGCGCGGGTCATCGAATGCGTGTTTGAAGACTTCAAAGGCGGCCAATACAAAATCATCAGCTTCAACGCCAAGCGGGCGCGGGGCCTGATGGCGCGGTTCGCCATCCAAAACAAGATCACCCATCCCGAAGGCTTGCTGGGCTTTGACCTGGAAGGCTACGCGCATGACGCGGCTGTGTCCGAGCCGGACCGTTTGGTATTTCGCAGAAAAGTACAAGCATGA
- a CDS encoding alpha/beta hydrolase, whose product MPIQDAAWHDRMYNNRALVPDFAEHFAHWQNASEQARQSLKALLNVRYGHGPNETLDIFPAARADAPVVIFIHGGYWRSLDKSDHSFVAPALRAMGACVVVVNYALCPGTPEQPVTIPDIALQMTKATAWVWRHIAEHGGDRSRITVMGHSAGGHLAAMMLGCDWKKAGRDLPAGLVRKALSISGLFDLAPLRKTPFLQADLRITPAHVRMASPAQWQRPRQGILYTVAGCDESPEFLRHNRLIHQAWGPKTVPVCEDLAGLNHFSIVTDLTRPGTRLNALAQQLISA is encoded by the coding sequence ATGCCTATCCAAGACGCTGCATGGCATGACCGGATGTACAACAACCGGGCGCTGGTCCCCGACTTTGCCGAGCATTTTGCGCATTGGCAAAACGCCTCTGAGCAAGCTCGCCAAAGCCTCAAGGCGCTGCTCAATGTTCGGTATGGCCATGGCCCGAACGAAACCCTGGACATCTTTCCGGCTGCGCGTGCCGATGCGCCAGTGGTGATCTTCATCCACGGCGGTTATTGGCGCAGCCTGGACAAGTCAGACCACTCTTTTGTGGCCCCGGCTTTGCGCGCCATGGGGGCTTGCGTGGTCGTCGTCAATTACGCCTTGTGCCCCGGCACACCCGAGCAACCCGTCACCATCCCCGACATCGCCTTGCAGATGACCAAAGCCACCGCCTGGGTCTGGCGGCACATTGCCGAGCATGGCGGGGACCGCAGTCGCATCACCGTGATGGGCCACTCGGCAGGCGGGCACTTGGCAGCCATGATGCTGGGCTGCGATTGGAAAAAAGCAGGCCGTGACTTGCCAGCAGGGCTGGTGCGCAAAGCGCTGTCCATTTCGGGGCTGTTTGATTTGGCCCCGCTGCGCAAGACACCTTTTTTACAGGCTGATCTGCGCATCACCCCGGCCCACGTGCGCATGGCCAGCCCCGCCCAATGGCAGCGCCCAAGGCAGGGCATTTTGTACACCGTTGCCGGGTGTGACGAGAGCCCCGAATTTTTGCGCCACAACCGCTTGATTCACCAAGCTTGGGGCCCCAAAACCGTGCCCGTGTGCGAAGACTTGGCGGGCCTCAACCATTTCAGCATCGTCACCGATCTGACGCGGCCAGGCACTCGCCTGAATGCATTGGCCCAGCAGTTGATCTCTGCTTAA
- a CDS encoding TonB-dependent receptor, with protein sequence MFLPLSVWAQNTNNPVGPTGTTDLGRVEVRGIRSNDTEMRRDSSASKIIIGREEIQKQGDANLGEVLKRLPGVTVQGVPGRGGAIRMRGLGGGYTQILLDGERLPPGFSIDTLTPEQVERIEILRAPTAETGARAIAGTINIVLREGQRATPDDLKITHSQENGHPSTLLNWVHNLQLKPMTGTLTLSVTDQYRPDESSTVVSSSQMGDSTRRNESLGRRQAMHANARLQWRGEQGKTLTLTPFVVYSDSAGTGLIQANRLMGIAPPSDSAQTRNQSRFAMARLNGQWTQRLSADDRLELRFGLGQSEFDDRLDQTVTMSSGSSPLLTNNTQFQNFVDRSGSLNGKWTRAMANGHQVVSGLELESVRRLEEARGVLNDSAGDLSARTLRWAAYAQDEFKINRHWSAYAGLRHEAISTEATDLTGLKTNNSSVWTPLLHALWKPDPAKRDQVRMSLTRSYKTPTLHNLMARPISSGEVNSRPTRPDRIGNPNLRPELATGIDVAFERYLTGGGLLSANIFRREITDLIRYTVSEQIGPVWAPKQTRWVSSPINLGDASTQGLELEAKFRLDQALTDALPIDIRSNVSFFSSRVKQVPGPNNRLDQQPDMTANLGADYRIRQIPLTLGGNLNWNPDYDTRRTEQQMFYQGIKRVADIYGLWRISPASAVRLTVSNLQPRDYITASTFDNGTFREASRNTDRNWRNVQLRLELKI encoded by the coding sequence GTGTTTTTGCCTTTGAGTGTTTGGGCACAAAACACCAATAACCCCGTTGGACCCACCGGAACCACAGACCTGGGTCGGGTGGAAGTTCGCGGTATCCGCAGCAACGATACGGAAATGCGTCGAGACTCCTCGGCATCCAAGATCATCATTGGACGCGAAGAAATCCAAAAGCAAGGAGATGCCAATTTGGGCGAAGTGCTCAAGCGTTTGCCCGGTGTGACCGTCCAAGGCGTGCCGGGTCGAGGTGGCGCCATCCGCATGCGGGGTTTGGGTGGGGGATATACCCAAATTTTGCTGGATGGCGAGCGATTGCCCCCCGGTTTTTCGATCGATACCCTGACGCCCGAACAGGTCGAGCGCATCGAAATCCTGCGTGCACCCACCGCCGAAACCGGAGCGCGTGCCATTGCGGGCACCATCAACATTGTGTTGCGCGAAGGCCAAAGAGCCACCCCTGACGATTTGAAAATCACGCATTCTCAAGAGAACGGGCACCCGTCAACCCTGCTCAACTGGGTCCACAACCTCCAGTTAAAGCCCATGACAGGCACACTGACCTTGTCTGTGACCGACCAATACAGGCCCGATGAAAGCAGCACGGTGGTCTCGTCTAGCCAGATGGGCGACAGCACCCGTCGCAACGAGTCGCTCGGACGACGGCAAGCCATGCATGCCAATGCCCGCCTGCAATGGCGGGGTGAACAAGGCAAGACCCTCACGCTGACTCCCTTTGTGGTTTATTCGGATTCCGCAGGTACTGGCCTGATTCAAGCCAATCGACTCATGGGCATCGCCCCCCCGTCCGACAGCGCGCAAACCCGCAATCAAAGTCGATTTGCCATGGCCCGTCTCAACGGGCAGTGGACACAACGCTTGTCGGCGGATGATCGCCTGGAGCTGCGTTTTGGTCTGGGCCAGTCAGAGTTCGATGACAGGCTGGACCAGACTGTGACCATGTCGAGCGGGTCCAGCCCTTTGTTGACCAACAACACCCAGTTTCAAAATTTTGTGGATCGGTCTGGCAGCCTCAATGGCAAATGGACACGCGCCATGGCCAACGGCCACCAAGTGGTGAGCGGCTTGGAGTTGGAGAGCGTGCGTCGACTGGAAGAGGCCCGGGGGGTGCTGAACGACAGCGCTGGGGACTTGAGTGCACGCACCCTCAGATGGGCCGCATACGCCCAAGACGAGTTCAAGATCAATCGCCATTGGTCAGCCTATGCCGGTTTGCGCCATGAGGCCATTTCCACCGAGGCCACCGATCTGACAGGCCTCAAAACCAACAACAGTTCGGTCTGGACGCCTTTGTTGCACGCTTTGTGGAAGCCTGACCCCGCCAAGCGCGATCAGGTGCGCATGAGCTTGACGCGCAGCTACAAAACCCCGACGCTGCACAACCTGATGGCACGCCCGATCAGTTCAGGTGAGGTCAACAGTCGACCCACACGGCCTGATCGCATTGGCAACCCCAACCTCAGGCCCGAGTTGGCCACCGGCATCGATGTCGCTTTTGAGCGCTATCTGACGGGTGGCGGTTTGCTCAGTGCAAATATTTTCCGCAGGGAAATCACCGACCTGATTCGCTACACCGTGAGCGAGCAAATCGGTCCTGTCTGGGCACCGAAACAAACCCGTTGGGTGTCTTCGCCCATCAACCTTGGCGATGCCTCTACCCAGGGTTTGGAGTTGGAAGCAAAGTTCCGGCTCGACCAGGCCTTGACCGACGCCTTGCCCATCGACATCCGCAGCAACGTCAGTTTCTTCAGCTCGCGAGTCAAGCAAGTGCCAGGCCCCAACAACCGCCTAGACCAACAGCCTGACATGACCGCCAACCTGGGCGCTGATTACCGAATTCGGCAGATCCCCTTGACCTTGGGAGGCAACCTCAACTGGAACCCCGATTACGACACCCGCCGCACCGAACAGCAAATGTTTTACCAAGGCATCAAACGGGTCGCTGACATCTATGGACTTTGGCGCATCTCGCCTGCCAGTGCCGTGCGGCTGACCGTGAGCAATTTGCAGCCGCGCGACTACATCACCGCCAGCACCTTTGACAATGGCACGTTCAGGGAGGCATCGCGCAACACCGACCGCAATTGGCGCAATGTTCAGTTGCGCCTGGAGCTCAAAATCTGA
- a CDS encoding DEAD/DEAH box helicase encodes MTDSFSNLSLAPTLARAVAEMGYESMTPIQAQAIPVVLTGQDVMGAAQTGTGKTAAFSLPLLQRLLKHENPSTSPARHPVRALVLLPTRELADQVAQQIKMYAKYTQLRSAVVFGGMDMKPQTLELKKGVEVLVATPGRLLDHIEAKTAVLNQVEYVVLDEADRMLDIGFLPDLQRILSYLPKQRTTLLFSATFSPEIKRLASSYLQNPITIEVARPNETASTVEQRFYAAQDDDKRSVIRKVLNERGIKQAFVFVNSKLGCGRLARSLEREGLRTAALHGDKSQDERLKALEAFKQGEVDLLVCTDVAARGLDIKDVPAVFNFDVPFNAEDYVHRIGRTGRAGASGLAVTLVSPSDTRLVADIEKLIKKKIEVETPQMDTRPSGPAPEKWGARAEDRPRSRRREDQDPRDVLDTPHERRGGFRPAPVNRDPFFEKPYEAQAQDASPTWEPTAPRAARSSISANIKPKRKVAALFKSVD; translated from the coding sequence ATGACCGACTCTTTTTCCAATTTATCGCTTGCGCCTACGCTCGCACGCGCCGTAGCCGAAATGGGCTACGAATCCATGACCCCCATCCAGGCCCAGGCCATCCCCGTGGTTCTGACGGGGCAGGATGTCATGGGGGCAGCCCAAACGGGCACGGGCAAGACGGCTGCTTTTTCTTTGCCCTTGCTGCAGCGCTTGCTCAAGCACGAAAACCCCTCCACCTCACCCGCCCGCCACCCGGTCCGCGCCTTGGTGCTTTTGCCCACGCGCGAACTGGCCGACCAAGTGGCCCAGCAAATCAAGATGTACGCCAAGTACACCCAGTTGCGCAGCGCGGTGGTGTTTGGCGGCATGGACATGAAGCCCCAGACTCTGGAGCTCAAAAAAGGCGTGGAGGTTCTGGTGGCCACCCCGGGCCGTCTGCTGGACCACATCGAAGCCAAAACCGCCGTGCTCAATCAGGTCGAGTATGTGGTGCTGGATGAAGCCGACCGCATGCTGGACATCGGTTTTTTGCCCGACTTGCAGCGCATCCTGAGCTATTTGCCCAAACAGCGCACGACCTTGCTGTTTTCGGCCACCTTCTCGCCCGAAATCAAGCGTCTGGCGAGCAGTTACCTGCAAAACCCCATCACGATCGAAGTGGCCCGTCCCAACGAGACCGCATCGACGGTGGAGCAGCGCTTTTATGCCGCCCAAGATGACGACAAGCGCAGCGTGATCCGCAAAGTGCTGAACGAACGGGGCATCAAGCAGGCCTTTGTTTTTGTCAACAGCAAGCTCGGTTGTGGTCGTTTGGCTCGCTCCTTGGAGCGTGAGGGTCTGCGCACTGCCGCTTTGCACGGTGACAAGAGCCAGGACGAACGGCTGAAAGCGCTGGAGGCCTTCAAACAAGGCGAAGTCGATTTGCTGGTCTGCACCGACGTGGCGGCGCGTGGTCTGGACATCAAGGATGTCCCTGCGGTGTTCAACTTCGATGTGCCCTTCAATGCCGAAGACTATGTGCACCGCATTGGTCGCACGGGTCGTGCCGGGGCTTCGGGTTTGGCCGTCACCTTGGTCAGCCCGTCTGACACGCGGCTGGTCGCAGACATTGAAAAGCTCATCAAGAAAAAGATCGAGGTCGAAACCCCGCAGATGGACACTCGGCCATCGGGCCCTGCGCCAGAAAAATGGGGTGCGCGCGCCGAAGACCGCCCCCGCAGCCGACGCCGTGAAGACCAAGATCCTCGCGATGTCCTGGATACCCCCCACGAGCGCCGAGGTGGCTTTCGTCCGGCTCCGGTCAACCGTGATCCATTCTTTGAGAAGCCCTATGAAGCACAAGCCCAGGATGCTTCACCCACCTGGGAGCCTACCGCGCCTCGTGCAGCGAGGTCTTCCATCTCGGCCAACATCAAGCCCAAACGCAAGGTGGCGGCCTTGTTCAAGTCTGTGGACTGA
- a CDS encoding BMP family ABC transporter substrate-binding protein, with protein MYKNLAATFVAACFFFPAVQAQSPTKITEPIKAGFVYVSPITEAGWTKQHDEGRKAVERALGDQVKTTFVADVAEGADAERVIRDLAQQGNQIIFTPSFGYMEPTLKVAKEFPNVKFESVTGFKTAPNVAASNARYYEGRYLAGIAAGRMTKSNVAGYVAGFPIPEVLQGINAFTLGMRSVNPKASVKVVWLNAWFDPPKEREAAMALFNQDVDVIAFHTASTAVMAAAQERGKMAVAYHSDMRKVGPDAQIIAVTHQWGDYYTARVKAAMNGSWTSGSVWGGVKEGMIRVGDFGSKVPKKVQDEISAKQKAVGSGQLRPFTGPISDNEGKLVLPAGQSLSDAQILNMNYLVQGVLGRVSR; from the coding sequence ATGTATAAAAACCTCGCTGCCACGTTCGTGGCCGCCTGCTTTTTCTTTCCCGCCGTTCAGGCGCAATCTCCCACCAAAATCACCGAGCCCATCAAGGCCGGTTTTGTCTATGTCTCGCCCATCACCGAGGCGGGCTGGACCAAGCAGCATGACGAGGGCCGCAAGGCCGTTGAGCGGGCTTTGGGCGACCAGGTCAAGACCACTTTTGTGGCCGATGTGGCGGAGGGCGCTGACGCCGAGCGCGTGATCCGCGATTTGGCCCAACAGGGCAACCAGATCATCTTCACCCCCAGCTTTGGTTACATGGAGCCCACGCTCAAGGTGGCCAAAGAGTTTCCGAATGTGAAATTCGAGTCGGTCACTGGCTTCAAAACGGCCCCCAATGTGGCCGCGTCCAACGCCCGTTATTACGAAGGCCGTTACTTGGCGGGCATCGCCGCCGGGCGCATGACGAAGTCCAACGTGGCGGGTTATGTGGCGGGTTTCCCGATTCCTGAGGTGCTGCAGGGCATCAATGCCTTCACCTTGGGCATGCGTTCGGTCAACCCTAAGGCGAGCGTGAAAGTGGTTTGGCTCAACGCCTGGTTTGACCCACCCAAAGAGCGGGAAGCGGCCATGGCGCTGTTCAACCAGGATGTGGATGTGATCGCGTTCCACACCGCCTCCACGGCCGTGATGGCGGCGGCGCAAGAGCGCGGCAAGATGGCCGTGGCTTACCACTCCGACATGCGCAAAGTGGGGCCGGATGCCCAGATCATTGCCGTGACTCACCAGTGGGGTGATTACTACACCGCACGCGTCAAGGCGGCCATGAATGGCAGCTGGACTTCAGGCAGCGTGTGGGGCGGTGTCAAGGAAGGCATGATCCGCGTGGGCGACTTTGGCTCCAAGGTGCCCAAGAAGGTTCAGGATGAAATTTCAGCCAAGCAAAAGGCTGTTGGCTCGGGCCAATTGCGGCCGTTCACAGGCCCGATCTCGGACAACGAAGGCAAACTGGTTTTGCCCGCAGGCCAAAGTCTGAGCGATGCCCAGATCCTGAACATGAACTACCTGGTGCAGGGCGTGTTGGGACGTGTCAGCCGCTGA
- a CDS encoding homoserine dehydrogenase, which produces MFQNSCLSVSPHASDASCLGALRVGLIGTGVVGSGTCQVLARNAELIAQRAGRSIRLVMASARNLHKAAQVVGPDVALVSDPWVLVRHPDIDVVVEVMGGVGLAKDLVLEAIAQGKHVVTANKALLAEHGAEIFAAADARGVVVAYEAAVAVSIPIIKALREGLAANRIHEVVGIVNGTSNFILSKMQEEGLTFEASLRQATELGYAEADPSFDVEGIDAAHKTALLAANAFGADVPFGQVHAQGITALDPWDMVCSQALGYRIKLLGIARQGVDTIEVRVHPTLVPQTHWLAQVQGSMNGIWVNTDAAGPTFHYGAGAGSQTTASAVVADLIDVARCGAAGDAGRAALRVPHRSVQAGAVRRWPIQPIGQVASRHYLRFEWVDDPALQAEWPRWLQAHGVEVQHLLQVPHTDQPQRKSWVALTSSVRGDDLPRALASLSQGTGGPAAAAMYRVEDLA; this is translated from the coding sequence ATGTTTCAAAATTCTTGTCTTTCTGTATCGCCTCACGCTTCGGATGCATCGTGCCTTGGCGCTTTGCGTGTGGGCTTGATCGGCACTGGCGTGGTGGGCTCGGGCACTTGTCAGGTGCTCGCACGCAATGCCGAATTGATCGCCCAGCGTGCCGGGCGGTCCATCCGCCTGGTCATGGCCTCTGCGCGCAACTTGCACAAGGCCGCGCAGGTGGTCGGGCCAGATGTGGCCCTGGTGAGTGACCCCTGGGTTTTGGTGCGGCACCCGGACATCGATGTGGTGGTGGAGGTCATGGGCGGTGTGGGTCTGGCCAAAGACTTGGTGCTGGAAGCCATCGCCCAAGGCAAGCATGTGGTCACGGCCAACAAGGCCTTGCTGGCCGAGCATGGGGCCGAAATTTTTGCAGCCGCAGATGCCCGTGGCGTGGTGGTGGCCTATGAAGCTGCGGTGGCGGTGAGCATCCCCATCATCAAGGCTTTACGCGAGGGTTTGGCCGCCAACCGCATCCACGAGGTGGTGGGCATTGTGAACGGCACGAGCAATTTCATCCTGTCCAAAATGCAGGAAGAAGGCTTGACCTTTGAAGCGTCCTTGCGCCAAGCCACCGAACTGGGTTATGCCGAGGCCGATCCGTCTTTCGATGTCGAGGGCATTGATGCGGCCCACAAAACCGCCTTGCTGGCGGCCAATGCATTTGGGGCCGATGTGCCATTTGGCCAGGTGCACGCGCAGGGCATCACGGCTTTGGACCCTTGGGACATGGTGTGCTCCCAAGCGCTGGGTTACCGCATCAAATTGCTGGGCATTGCCCGGCAAGGGGTGGATACCATTGAGGTGCGGGTGCATCCGACCTTGGTGCCGCAGACGCATTGGCTGGCGCAGGTGCAAGGTTCAATGAACGGCATCTGGGTGAACACCGATGCGGCAGGACCGACCTTTCATTACGGTGCCGGTGCGGGTTCGCAGACCACGGCGTCTGCTGTGGTGGCCGATTTGATCGATGTGGCCCGTTGCGGTGCTGCGGGTGACGCCGGGAGGGCAGCGTTGCGGGTGCCGCACCGTTCGGTGCAAGCAGGTGCGGTTCGGCGCTGGCCCATTCAACCCATTGGCCAGGTAGCCTCCAGGCATTACCTGCGGTTTGAGTGGGTGGATGATCCGGCGCTTCAAGCTGAATGGCCCAGGTGGCTGCAGGCGCATGGCGTAGAGGTGCAACACCTGTTGCAAGTGCCACACACGGATCAACCCCAACGAAAGTCCTGGGTGGCATTGACGTCAAGTGTGCGGGGAGACGATTTGCCCCGCGCTTTGGCCTCGCTGTCACAGGGGACAGGCGGCCCCGCAGCCGCTGCAATGTATCGGGTGGAAGATTTGGCTTGA
- a CDS encoding YciI family protein codes for MLFAVLFTDRSDQGALRATHLQAHIDWVAAHQAQVRVAGSLREQLGQVPKGGLWIVESESKESVHQLMQTDPFWTCGLRQSVEVLHWSKALDQQVLV; via the coding sequence ATGTTGTTTGCAGTTCTATTCACCGATCGATCCGATCAGGGCGCTTTGCGTGCCACCCATTTGCAAGCCCACATTGATTGGGTAGCTGCACATCAGGCGCAGGTGCGCGTGGCCGGCAGTTTGCGCGAGCAGCTTGGGCAGGTGCCCAAAGGTGGCTTGTGGATCGTTGAGTCCGAGTCCAAAGAAAGCGTCCATCAATTGATGCAGACCGACCCTTTCTGGACTTGCGGGCTGCGCCAGAGCGTGGAAGTTTTGCATTGGAGCAAAGCGCTGGACCAGCAGGTGTTGGTCTGA
- a CDS encoding metallophosphoesterase family protein: MRLAFVSDIHGNLAALDAVIADMSHREIQCVVNLGDSLSGPLLPLETAARLQNLPWLHVAGNHERQLLSLPIERQNFSDAYTSGQLNPLVKNWLALHADSVDPRLHTAQIWPEQLGHDVALCHGSPRSDIEYLLETPEGEAARLASETEIEERLEGRIPEHISLLACGHSHVPRVVRLSSKLLIINPGSVGLPAYDDDHPYPFSPFHRIENGSPDARYAVVEKSNGHWRCDLISVPYDHESMALLAEKRDRPDWAHALRTGWMLRV, translated from the coding sequence ATGCGTTTGGCATTTGTTTCAGATATTCATGGCAATTTGGCGGCTTTAGACGCCGTGATTGCCGACATGAGTCACCGGGAAATTCAGTGTGTGGTGAATTTGGGTGACAGCTTGAGTGGCCCATTGCTTCCCCTTGAGACCGCAGCCCGACTTCAAAATTTGCCATGGCTGCATGTCGCAGGTAACCATGAGCGCCAGTTATTGAGCTTGCCGATCGAGCGTCAGAATTTTTCGGATGCCTACACATCAGGTCAATTGAATCCGTTGGTCAAAAATTGGTTGGCGTTGCATGCTGACTCGGTGGACCCCCGGCTGCACACGGCACAAATTTGGCCTGAACAATTGGGCCATGATGTGGCGCTGTGCCATGGCAGTCCTCGCAGCGACATCGAATATTTGTTGGAAACACCCGAAGGCGAAGCGGCCCGCTTGGCAAGCGAGACAGAGATTGAAGAGCGTTTGGAAGGACGAATACCCGAACACATCAGCTTGCTGGCCTGCGGTCACAGCCATGTGCCCAGGGTGGTTCGCTTGAGTTCTAAGTTGCTCATCATCAACCCGGGCAGTGTTGGCTTACCTGCATACGATGACGACCATCCTTACCCCTTTTCCCCGTTCCATCGCATAGAGAACGGCAGCCCCGATGCACGTTATGCGGTGGTCGAAAAATCGAATGGGCACTGGCGTTGTGATTTGATCAGTGTGCCCTATGACCATGAATCCATGGCGCTTTTGGCAGAAAAGCGCGACCGTCCTGATTGGGCGCATGCATTGAGAACTGGGTGGATGCTCAGGGTTTGA
- a CDS encoding Fic family protein, whose translation MFKQESQHTEWKETWRDDYLRWVCGFANAQGGRLLLGVNDKGQVVGAPDAAKLLEDLPNKVRDLLGIVVDVNLHTEADLPYLEVVVQAYPNPISYRGHYYMRSGSTLQELKGAALDRFLLGRHGRTWDGVPLPQFSLDDVSAPAMARFRQLAQRSGRLDAETLAYTSADSDAHLLDKLRLKEGAYFKRATALLFAADPQRFVTGAFVKVGFFESETELLYHDEVEGDLFHQVKNTLDLLLTKYLKAVISYDGIVRVETFPVPRAALREALLNALVHRDYAVAAPVQIRVYEDRLRMWNPAVLPEGWTLDTLLGAHSSSPYNPAIANAFFRAGEIEAWGRGVERIFAACEAAGTPKPVLRYDPYDMWLEFPFDPAYLKVLRAGQGQTEQVEAQVTPEVTPEVTPEVVRMLKLLKGEMSRVELMSALGLKDEKHFRTHYQQVALALGVLEMTVPDKPNSRLQKYRLTQAGHGWVAGRG comes from the coding sequence ATGTTCAAGCAAGAATCTCAGCACACCGAATGGAAAGAAACCTGGCGCGATGACTATCTGCGTTGGGTGTGCGGCTTTGCCAATGCGCAAGGCGGGCGCTTGCTGCTGGGGGTGAACGACAAGGGCCAAGTGGTCGGCGCGCCTGATGCCGCCAAGCTGCTGGAAGACTTGCCCAACAAGGTGCGCGACCTGCTGGGGATCGTGGTGGATGTGAATCTGCACACCGAAGCTGACTTGCCTTACCTAGAGGTGGTGGTGCAGGCTTACCCCAACCCGATCAGCTACCGGGGCCATTACTACATGCGCAGCGGCAGTACGCTGCAAGAACTCAAAGGTGCGGCGCTGGACCGGTTTTTGTTAGGTCGCCATGGCCGCACTTGGGACGGCGTGCCGCTGCCCCAGTTCAGCCTGGACGATGTTTCGGCCCCGGCCATGGCGCGGTTTCGCCAGTTGGCCCAGCGCAGCGGGCGGCTCGATGCCGAGACGCTGGCCTATACCTCTGCGGACAGCGATGCCCATTTGCTGGACAAGTTGCGGCTGAAAGAAGGCGCGTATTTCAAACGTGCCACGGCCTTGTTGTTTGCGGCCGACCCGCAGCGCTTTGTGACCGGGGCCTTTGTGAAGGTGGGTTTTTTTGAGTCTGAGACCGAGCTGCTGTACCACGACGAGGTGGAGGGCGATTTGTTCCACCAAGTCAAGAACACGCTGGATTTGTTGCTGACCAAATACCTGAAGGCGGTGATCTCGTACGACGGCATTGTGCGGGTGGAGACCTTTCCGGTGCCGCGTGCGGCGCTGCGCGAAGCACTGCTGAATGCACTGGTGCACCGCGACTATGCGGTGGCCGCGCCCGTGCAGATTCGGGTGTACGAAGACCGCTTGCGCATGTGGAACCCCGCTGTGTTGCCCGAGGGCTGGACGCTGGACACGCTGCTGGGCGCGCATTCGTCCAGCCCATACAACCCGGCGATTGCGAATGCTTTTTTCAGAGCGGGCGAGATTGAGGCCTGGGGCCGTGGGGTGGAGCGGATTTTTGCGGCTTGCGAAGCGGCGGGCACGCCCAAACCTGTGCTGCGCTATGACCCTTACGACATGTGGCTGGAGTTCCCGTTTGACCCGGCCTATTTGAAGGTGCTCAGGGCGGGACAGGGACAGACCGAACAAGTCGAGGCCCAAGTCACCCCCGAAGTCACCCCCGAAGTCACCCCCGAAGTGGTGCGTATGTTGAAGTTGCTCAAGGGCGAGATGAGTCGCGTTGAGTTGATGAGCGCTTTGGGTCTGAAAGATGAGAAACATTTCCGTACGCATTACCAGCAAGTGGCGTTGGCTTTGGGTGTGCTGGAGATGACAGTGCCCGATAAACCCAACAGCCGCTTGCAAAAATACAGACTGACGCAAGCCGGTCATGGTTGGGTTGCCGGACGGGGTTAA